The Pochonia chlamydosporia 170 chromosome 1, whole genome shotgun sequence genome window below encodes:
- a CDS encoding protein kinase (similar to Neosartorya fischeri NRRL 181 XP_001258041.1) — MGNGQGKPVDLNGEVNLNHFRLLRVVGRGAFGKVRIVERKDTGLSFALKYIRKDEVVKSESVRNIIRERRMLEYVNHPFICNLRYSFQDIEYMYLVVDLMSGGDLRFHISRKTFTEEAVRFWISELGCALRYIHQQNIIHRDVKPDNVLLDADGHVHLTDFNVASDIVPGRVLTSKSGTLAYLAPEVYSGKGYTVCADWWSLGVLFYECIYNKRPFDGSSESTLSQQIQNSSPRYPVTQPPVSLTCLYAIRAALDPNPQTRMGSTWESFIYNDFFKPIDFDYLEQKRIEPIFIPSSDKTNFDATYDLEELLLEEAPLEARARRQKPRERLKEDATDQEIREDELYRMIEKDFRPFDYTVAAYKKITEASRNMNEEQQPPNVLPNNGPQALTTDEATPIPAGGAVQQAFQPVPPEVMSSPDPRQGRPMRPAPPPPPYQSEYVSRALPPTSNRVASPTGGVSVTLDGGGSWSELARQDATLPTDANTPADPKVESSSGMFGFLKGKKGRNNSPRPKERGVLGKEGARVVIS, encoded by the exons ATGGGCAACGGCCAAGGAAAGCCCGTCGACCTCAATGGCGAAG TGAATCTGAACCACTTCCGCTTATTGCGGGTCGTCGGTCGAGGTGCGTTTGGCAAAGTGCGCATTGTCGAGCGCAAGGATACCGGTTTGTCCTTTGCGTTAAAATACATTCGAAAAGATGAAG TTGTAAAATCCGAAAGCGTGCGCAATATCATTCGCGAGCGAAGAATGCTGGAATACGTTAATCATCCATTTATTTGCAACTTGAGATACAGTTTCCAGGATATCGAGTATAT GTATCTCGTAGTGGATTTGATGAGTGGCGGCGATTTGCGATTTCACATCTCCAGAAAAACATTTACCGAGGAGGCCGTTCGATTTTGGATCTCGGAACTCGGATGCGCACTACGATATATCCACCAACAGAACATCATCCATCGCGACGTTAAGCCGGACAACGTATTGCTTGATGCGGATGGTCATGTCCATTTGACAGATTTT AATGTTGCATCAGATATTGTTCCTGGGCGAGTTTTAACTAGCAAATCCGGCACATTGGCTTATCTGGCACCGGAGGTTTACTCAGGCAAAGGCTATACCGTGTGCGCGGACTGGTGGTCTTTGGGAGTTCTATTCTACGAATGCATCTACAACAAG CGACCTTTCGACGGTAGCAGCGAATCTACACTTAGTCAGCAAATTCAAAATTCAAGCCCGAGATACCCAGTAACACAACCGCCTGTCTCATTGACGTGCCTTTACGCCATCCGTGCGGCCCTGGATCCGAACCCCCAAACACGAATGGGCTCAACCTGGGAAAGCTTTATTTACAACGACTTTTTCAAGCCCATTGACTTCGACTACCTTGAGCAGAAGAGGATAGAACCTATTTTCATACCATCCTCGGACAAAACCAATTTCGACGCCACGTACGACCTCGAGGAGCTACTATTGGAAGAGGCGCCTCTGGAGGCTCGGGCCAGGCGCCAGAAACCTCGCGAGAGGTTAAAGGAAGACGCAACAGATCAGGAGATCCGTGAAGACGAATTGTATCGCATGATTGAGAAGGACTTTAGGCCTTTTGATTATACTGTGGCCGCGTACAAGAA AATTACAGAAGCATCTCGCAATATGAATGAGGAGCAACAACCGCCGAACGTGCTACCAAACAATGGACCGCAGGCTCTTACAACAGACGAAGCCACCCCTATTCCTGCTGGTGGAGCAGTGCAACAGGCGTTCCAACCCGTACCCCCGGAGGTCATGTCCAGCCCTGATCCTAGGCAAGGCCGACCGATGCGTCCAGcgccacctccacctccgTATCAGAGCGAATATGTCTCACGAGCACTACCACCCACGAGCAACCGTGTAGCCAGTCCCACTGGAGGAGTGTCAGTCACCctggatggtggtggcagcTGGTCTGAACTTGCACGCCAAGATGCCACCCTGCCCACTGACGCAAATACGCCTGCAGACCCCAAGGTCGAAAGCTCAAGCGGCATGTTTGGCTTTCTTAAGGGCAAGAAGGGACGCAATAACAGCCCTCGACCTAAGGAAAGAGGTGTATTGGGCAAAGAAGGTGCAAGAGTGGTTATTAGCTAG